The sequence TTTCGCGGCCGTCTCGGGCACCGGTTCGACGAGCAGTTCCTCGTCGACGAGGTCGGAGTCCACGACCAGTCCCGGGCCGTATCCGCGCTCGCTCGCCTCGCGTGCGGACTGCATCAGTACCTCCTGCACGTCGCGGACGGGGTCGCCCTCTTCCGGCGTCACCTGTTCGTAGGACCCGTCGCTCTGCATCACCCACCGTCGGCGGTTGTCCCGGAGCGACGCTTCGAGAATGAATCGAAGTTGGCGGCGCAGCGACGGCGCTTCGACGGGCGTGACGGCTTCGACCCGGTGGTCAAGGTTTCGCGTCATCCAGTCCGCCGACCCGATGTACCACTCGGGGTCCCCGGCGTTCTCGAAGTAGAAGATGCGTGCGTGCTCCAGGAATCGGCCGACGATGGAGTGAACGGTGACGTTCTCGCTCACGCCTTCCAGTCCGGGGCGCAACCGACAGATGTCGCGGACGACGAGGTCGATGTCGACCCCCGCCATCGAGGCGCGGTAGAGCTCCGCGACCATCTCCGGGTCTTCGAGGCCGTTCACCTTCACGACGATACGCGCCCGCTTTCCCTCGCGGGCGTTGGCTTTCTCTCGACGAATCTTCTCGACGAACCGCTCGCGCATCGTCACGGGTGCGATCAGGAGCTTGCGGAAACTGTCGTCGAGCGTCGGGCCCGTGAAGAAGTTGAACACCTTCGTGAGGTCCTGACCGATGTCCCGGTCGGCAGTCAGGAGCCCGAGGTCGGAGTACCCCTTCGCCGTCTCGGAGTGGTAGTTCCCCGTGCCGACGTGGGAGTAGAGTTGCACGCCGTCGGACTCTTGGCGGACGACGAGCGCCGTCTTGGTGTGGGTCTTCAGGCCGACCGTTCCGTAGGCGACGTGGATGCCCTCCTCCTCCAGGCGGTGGACCCATTCGAGGTTGTTCTTCTCGTCGAACCGGGCCTTGAGTTCGACCATCACCGCCACCTGCTTGCCGTTGTCCGCGGCGTCGATGAGCGTCTGAATCACCTTCGAATCGCTCGCAGTCCGGTAGATGGCGGCTTTCACCGCGAGCACGTTCGGGTCGTTCGCGGCCGCGTCGAGGAACTGTTGGACGGTGCCCTCGAAGGAGTGGTACGGGTGGTGAGCGAGGATGTCGCCGTTCCGTATCTCCGCGAAGAGGTTCGACCCGCCGTCGGACTCTCTCCCCTTCGGGCGGAGTCGGGGGTGTGGTTCCGGCGTCCACGAATCGAGTTTGAGGTCGGGCCGGTCGACGTCTATCAGCTCGAAGAAGTCCTGGAAATCTATCGGCCCCTCGCGGTAGAAGACTTCGCGGTCACCGAGGCCGAGGTTCTCGCGGAGGATGTCGACGGCGCGTTCCGGCATGTCGGCGTCGACCTCCAATCGGACGACTGTGGCGAAGCGACGCTGTTCGAGGACCTCCTCGATTTGGTCGATGAGGTCCTCCGCCACCTCCTCGTTGCGCCGCACCTCGGCGTTGCGCGTCACGCGGAACTTCGATACGTCGACGATGTCGAGGTCGGGCAACAGGAGGTCGAGGTTGGCCTCGACGAGGTCCTCGAGGAGGACGTACTGCCCGGTCGTGTTCGGCACGTCGACGAACCGGGGCTGGTTCGGCGGAATCTTGATGCGGGTGAACGTCTCCTCGCCGCTCCCGTCGTCCGAGAGGACGCCCAGCGAGAGCGAGAGGTTCGAGATGAAGGGGAACGGATGCGCGGGGTCGAAGGCAAGCGGCGTCAGCGTCGGCAGAATCGACGCTTCGAAGTGTGCGCGCAGGTCGTCGCGCTGGGCCGCCGTCAGGTCGTCGTAGTCGCTGATTTCGATGCCGGCATCGGCGAGTTCCGGCTTGAGTTCGGTCTGCCAGTAGTCGGTCTGTTGGCGGAACAGGGGGCGCGCGGCGTCGAGAATCTCGCGCCACTGCTCTTCCGGCGTCCGGCCGTCGGGCGTCGTCTCGGTGACGCCCGCCTTCATTTGCTGTTCGAGTCCGCCCACGCGCTTCATGAAGAACTCGTCAGTGTTCTTCGTGAAGAAGGCGAGAAAGCGGAGTCGTTCGAGCGGCGGATTTCGCTCGTCCATCCCCTCGCTGAGGACGCGCGATTGAAACGCCAGTTCCGAGAGCTCCCTGTTGAGGTAGTATTCGGGCGCTGTTAGATCGGGCTCGCTCATCTACGCTCTCGTTTCAGCCGCTCTACCGCCGATATATAAATCCCCAGAATGTATTAATAAATGGGCCGACATAGGCATACATAGTGTATATATCTGCCGAGCAGCCTGCGCTTGTTAGTCGATTCACCGTCGACCACACGATATATCGACTATTCTAGGTTCGACGCCGTCGTGCTCGCGTTCTAGCCGTCGCGTGGCGGTAGAAGTCGTCGAAGTCGGCCCAGCTACCGGTTCGATTTCCGTTCCTGTTCGGGATGCTCGGAGATGAAGACGCTCGTGTCGTCCGGCACGTCGTCGGTGACCCACGAGTTCGCGCCGATACTCACGTGGTCGCCGATGTCGACTGGGCCGAGGATGTTGCTCCCGGCGCCGATGACGACGTGGTCGCCGATATCGGGGTGTCGCTTGTAGCCTTTCGCCAGCATGTGCTCCTCGCCTTCCTTCTCCTCGAAGTGGAGGGCGCCGAGCGTGACGTTCTGGTAGATTCGCGCCCAGTCACCGACCGTGGCCGTCTCGCCGACGACGACCCCCGTCCCGTGGTCGATGAAGAAGTAGTCGCCAATCTCCGCGCCGGGGTGGATGTCGATGCCCGTCTCGCTCTTCGCGTATTCGGCGAGTTCGCGGGCGTACGCGAAGTGCTCGGACTGATACAGGACGTGCGCCACGCGGTGGGTCAGGATGGCGTGAAAGCCGGGATACGACCGAATGATTTCACAGTAGCTTCGTGCTGCCGGGTCGCCCTTGTAGGCGGCCTCGACGTCCTTCTTGAGCGTGCGTCGAATCGCCGGCAGTCGGTCGAGCGTCCGGTCAACGAGGTCGGTGAGTTCGGCCGCGTCGCGGTCCGAATAGGCCGTGATACCGCGGTGGATACACGACCCGAGCTGGGTCAGGCGGCGACGCGTCTCCTCGGGGGCATCGACCAACTCCGTCGCGCTCCAACACCGGGGAAAGAGGAGCTGTTTGAGCAGATGCGGTTCGTCACGGAGGAAGTCACGCCGCGGATAGTCTCGGTCGTCCTCCGTCGGAAAGGGCGCTTCGTCCGCTTGATACGCGTCGATGAGGTCGTGATGCGCATCACCAGTGTACTCGTAGCCCATTTGTATCCGGTAACGGGATGGAGTACCGTAGTTCTTCCACCTTGCTCTCGGGCGCCCTCTCTTAGAAGATGGCAGCTTCGTCGACAACATCCGGACGCTCCGGTCGCAACCCCTCCGTCGAAGATGTTCGTGAACATCTCTTTTCGTGACGAAGACGACCGTTTACCACATGTCCGACCGGGAGGCCGAATTACGTCAACTGGTCGCCGAGCTCCGAGAACACGAGGCTATCGACGACGCGTTTCTCGCGAAGAGTTTCACCGACCGCCTCGTAATCGTCGACGTCGGTGACGGCGACGAGATGCCAGCGACCGTGGTGGACCGCCTCGCCGACCACGACGTTCGCGAACGCGACGAGACGGACGGCGTCGGGGGGTCGTTCCCCAGTGACGTGGGCGACGCGACGCGACACCACTTCGTCGACGTTCAGACTCGCGGCGCGCACCAATCCTACGTCGTGGACGGATACGGGTCGTTGTGAGGTGACGTACTCGGAAAGTGAGGAGTGCTCCGACAGGGATTCGAACCCGAGTGCGAGACTCGCTGACGCTCGTCTCGCGTGATTCGAATCCCTCTCTCCGCAGTTCCTCACTACGTTCGGAAAATGCTCCGACAGGGATTCGAACCCTGGTCATTGCCGTGAGAGGGCAGGATTGTTTGCGGAGCAAACCAATCACCTCCTTGGCCGTATCGCGGTTTTCGGCGGTCTATATCGGTTGTGCGTTAGACTCAACGGATGCTTTGTTTATAAAATCCTGGTGGCTTGTCCTGTGGACAATTTCGACCCACCGGACACTCGTGCGATGAGGTGGCCTGTGATTTCAGGCACCCTCACTATTCAGGAGTAGGTCAGGATACAGGTCAGAGGCTACCCCGATTATCTGGTATTCGAGTTGTTCAAGCGGAACTTCAAAATCGTGAAAGAGGCCGATGTCATCCTGTTTCCACGCTTTCGTCCAAAAGTACGTAGGTTGGCGGAGTTGTCTCCCTCCTGAGAATAGGCGGTCGGCCCACTTCCGATACTTCTGCTTCTGGTTCTTGTCGTGGTCGAAGATGATAGCACTGAGATTCCCGATGTGATAGTAGTGGCCATCACCCCATCGAGCGAACTTTCCCGTACTGCTTCCTCGAAGGCCGCGCAGGTTTGCGCTCAAGCCCTCTCCGTCTCTCCCGTACTTGCCTGCCTTCCCGACATAGAGAGGAATCACCTCACCATCCTCCAACCAGTACATCAGGTAAATCAGGCCGTCGTATGTGTCATCAGCGGTGTGCCAGTCGTTGATGAC is a genomic window of Haloplanus vescus containing:
- the epsC gene encoding serine O-acetyltransferase EpsC, with amino-acid sequence MGYEYTGDAHHDLIDAYQADEAPFPTEDDRDYPRRDFLRDEPHLLKQLLFPRCWSATELVDAPEETRRRLTQLGSCIHRGITAYSDRDAAELTDLVDRTLDRLPAIRRTLKKDVEAAYKGDPAARSYCEIIRSYPGFHAILTHRVAHVLYQSEHFAYARELAEYAKSETGIDIHPGAEIGDYFFIDHGTGVVVGETATVGDWARIYQNVTLGALHFEEKEGEEHMLAKGYKRHPDIGDHVVIGAGSNILGPVDIGDHVSIGANSWVTDDVPDDTSVFISEHPEQERKSNR
- the ppk1 gene encoding polyphosphate kinase 1, yielding MSEPDLTAPEYYLNRELSELAFQSRVLSEGMDERNPPLERLRFLAFFTKNTDEFFMKRVGGLEQQMKAGVTETTPDGRTPEEQWREILDAARPLFRQQTDYWQTELKPELADAGIEISDYDDLTAAQRDDLRAHFEASILPTLTPLAFDPAHPFPFISNLSLSLGVLSDDGSGEETFTRIKIPPNQPRFVDVPNTTGQYVLLEDLVEANLDLLLPDLDIVDVSKFRVTRNAEVRRNEEVAEDLIDQIEEVLEQRRFATVVRLEVDADMPERAVDILRENLGLGDREVFYREGPIDFQDFFELIDVDRPDLKLDSWTPEPHPRLRPKGRESDGGSNLFAEIRNGDILAHHPYHSFEGTVQQFLDAAANDPNVLAVKAAIYRTASDSKVIQTLIDAADNGKQVAVMVELKARFDEKNNLEWVHRLEEEGIHVAYGTVGLKTHTKTALVVRQESDGVQLYSHVGTGNYHSETAKGYSDLGLLTADRDIGQDLTKVFNFFTGPTLDDSFRKLLIAPVTMRERFVEKIRREKANAREGKRARIVVKVNGLEDPEMVAELYRASMAGVDIDLVVRDICRLRPGLEGVSENVTVHSIVGRFLEHARIFYFENAGDPEWYIGSADWMTRNLDHRVEAVTPVEAPSLRRQLRFILEASLRDNRRRWVMQSDGSYEQVTPEEGDPVRDVQEVLMQSAREASERGYGPGLVVDSDLVDEELLVEPVPETAAKPATSDGGVESDASVFETHADRWYHPESETYEWAVRTADGQRRYFKTREGAQDRLQAEYE